The nucleotide sequence CGGGCCGCCCTCGTGGGGGGGAGGCTTACGATCGAATCGGAGGCCGGGAAGGGCACGACGATTGTTGCCGAGATCCCGCTCCAGACGCCGCAAGGGACGCCATGAAGCCGATCCGGATCGTCTTGGCCGATGATCACGCCGTGCTGCGGGCCGGGCTCCGGATGCTCATCAACGCTCAGCCGGACATGGAGGTCGTGGGGGAAGCCTCGGAGGGGAGAGCGGCGATCGAACGAGCCACAGCCCTTCGCCCCGATGT is from Candidatus Methylomirabilis sp. and encodes:
- a CDS encoding DNA-binding response regulator; this translates as MKPIRIVLADDHAVLRAGLRMLINAQPDMEVVGEASEGRAAIERATALRPDV